CGTCCACTCTCGCCAAGGTGCAATTACTTTAAGATCAGGTGCTAAGGCAGAAAAACAGGACTCAAAACGAACCTGATCATTACCTTTACCTGTACAGCCATGAGATAGCGCATCAGCACCGACTTTACGGGCTACTTCTACCTGAGCTTTGGCAATGATAGGACGCGCCATCGACGTCCCTAATAAATAAGTGCCTTCATAGATGGCCCCAGTTTGCAAAGTTGGGTAAATATACTCACTTACTAACTCTTCTTTTAAGTCAACGACGTAGCATTCACTGGCACCAGAGGCAATGGCTTTTTCCTCTACACCTGCAAGCTCTTCTTCACCTTGACCAACATCTGCAACGAAGGCGACTACTTCACACCCATAGTTTTCTTTTAACCACGGTACGATGGCAGACGTGTCTAACCCACCAGAATACGCCAAAACAACCTTCTTTACTTCACTCATCTTTTCTTAACCCTTTTAAAATTGCTTGCTTAACAAAGTGACCAGTAGCGCATTCTGGGCATGCATCCGGTTCTCAGCTTGTTGAATAATTTTTGAATTTTCGCCATCCATTACAGCAGACGTAATTTCATACTCTCTATGCGCAGGTTGGCAATGTAATACAGTTTGAGCCCCAGTCTGTTCTAACAGCTGAGTATTAATTTGATATGGCATAAATGTATCTGTGGCTTGTTCCAATGACACATTACTGCCCATTGATACCCAAGTATCTGTATACAATACATTTGCCCCAGCCGCGGCTTCAACTCGGTCACTGATCAAAATACTGGCGCCGTTCACCGCAGCCATCTGCTCTGCTTGCTTGACGATTTGCGCGTCGGGTGAATGACCTTTAGGGCAGACTGCAACAAAGTCAGTGCCTAAACTGGCGGCTAATAGCATCAACGAGTGCGTTACGTTATTCCCCTCCCCCAGATAAGCCAATTTCAAGCCGCTCACATCACCATACACTTCTTGCAATGTCATAAAATCCGCTAGTGCCTGACAGGGGTGATACAAATCACATAAGCTGTTAACTACTGGGACACTGGCATATTCGGCAAGTGTCGACAACGTGCTGTGTTGATTGACTCGGGCGACAATACCATCGGCCCAAGTAGAAATATTCAGCGCAAAGTCTTTTACTGACTCACGACTACCCATCGCACCATTTTGCTGATCTAAATACACAGCATGACCACCGAGTTTATTGATCCCAATATCGAATGATAAACGAGTCCGTAAACTGGGTTTTTCAAATAAAGTAACTATTGATTGCCCAGCCAAAGCCTGCGAAAAATCCTGTGGCTGCGCTTTAATTTGGTGCGCAAGATTAAATAGTTTTAAAAGTGCTGCTTGGTCGAGTTCTAGACCCGAAATAAATGACTGAGTCATGTTATATCCTAAGGTAAAATTTTTGTTCCAACATGGTCGCCTTGTAATAAGGCAATTAAATTTTCAGGCTTTTGCCAACTTGAGATATACACACCACGTCGTAAATGTTGGGCAGCGTGAAGACTGGTCTTAACTTTGACCTCCATCCCGCCCACAATCACCTTCTGTTGTATTAAATTATTGATTTGCTCTGCATCTAGCGAATACAGAGGCTGTTTTTGAGCATCTAACACCGCTTCTACATCGGTCATGAACACCAATTCAGCGCCAATGTTTTGTGCTATGGCAGCTGCAGCCTCATCAGCATTGATGTTATACAAGGCACCATCTTGACCTATCCCAACAGAACTCACTAAAGGAATACGTCCAAGCGCTAATAAGTTATCTAAAAGCCCAAGCCCTTCCTCAGCAACACAAGAACCGACCTGCCCGAGCGCCTTGAGTTTTTGCGTAGCTAGAAACCCCGCCTCATACAAGCAAGTGCCAACAGGCTTGAGTCCCGCAACAATGGCTTGTGACATAAGCTGTTTATTAGCACATCCCGCCAAAGCGCCGACTATGTATGGAAGTTGCTCTTTAGGACTTATCCGCAAGCCTTGATGTTTAGCTGTGGCAAAACCCGCATCTTCTAGCCAGCGATCAACCAGTGCGCCACCACCGTGTACGAGTACAAACTGCTTGTCTTGATCTTTACTCAGGTCGTGTAAAACCTGAAATAGCGAAAGGGCAGCTTGCTCGGTATTCAGTACCGCCCCACCCACTTTGATCACCCAAGTTTTTTTTGTTAATTGATTCATCCTTTTAACCCCAAAGTAGGTGAAAACTCACTGACAATATTCATACATTGAAGTGCTTGGCCCGCTGCGCCTTTCAGTAAATTGTCAATTGCAACAACCACGATTAACTGCTGGTCTTGTTGTTGCCAACCTATATCAACAAATGGGGTGTTTGCCGCGCCTTTAATCGATGGCATGTTTTCGCCTTTGAGACGAATAAGGGGTTCGTCCGCAAGGCATTGATAAGCCGCTTCAACATCATGAGATGTCACGCCTTCTTTTAACTGCACGTAGATAGTTTCCAAAATACCACGTGCAAAATTACCTAAATGTGGCGTAAATAGAACTGGATGATCCAAATACTGGTTGATTTCAGGACCATGACGATGGTTAAACAATCCATATGGCGACAAAGACACTTCACAAAACTGGGTTGTCAATGACGCTTTTCTGCCCGCGCCTGTGACACCGGAAACCGCATTAATAATAATGGGCGATTCAGCAAGTAGCCCAGCATTTTTAAGTGGTTTTAATGCATTTAACGCTGCGGTTGGATAACACCCTGCGACGGCAACCAACTGTGCCTCTTTTATCGCAGCAGAATACCACTCGGCCAATCCATATTGAGCTTCATCTAGCAGTGTTTGATGTGGATGTTCAAATCCATAAAACGCTTGATATTGAGACGCATCAGCCAAGCGAAATCCGCCAGACAAGTCAAAAACCTTCAGACCTAATTCAAGAAATTTTGGAGCCAGAGACACACTTACCTTGTGGTCAGTACAAAGGCAAACGTAATCCGAATGCGCAGCAATCTGCGCAAATGCTTGCTCTGTGAGGGGGGATAATTCGATATCCAGTAACCCACTGTGTTCTGGATATAGAGCGCTCAACTGCTTACCTTTGTCCAGACTGTGTTCGGACACGTAGCAGCTGATCAAATTAAATTCAGGATGATTTGCTAGCAATTTGGCTAATTCTGCACCACTATATCCACTGGCGCCGATAATAGAAACATTTAACATCGATAACTCTTTTTAGTTAGTTGATTGGGGAGTCACACTTGCTATAGATGTCATGTTCTTCGCATCGCCACCCCTAAAATAATTATTCTTCAAAAATGAATTGATATTCATACTAAACAGATATAAATTTTTATGCAACATCTTTGAATAAATATTTTGGAGTATTATGTCAGTACCAGATTTTCTCGACATGTATAAAACCCTCATTGCTAAGCCATCAATCAGCGCCATTGATGAATCGCTAGATCTTAGCAACAAAGCAGTTATCGATGCGCTCGCCAACTGGTGTCGCGATCTCGGGTTTGAAGTAGAGATTACAGAGCTCACCCACGCGCCTGGAAAATACAATTTATTGGCCCGTAGGGAGCCACTTGATAGCAGTAAAAATCATGGCGGGTTAATGCTCGCAGGTCACACAGATACAGTCCCTTTTGACGATTCCCGCTGGCAATCCGATCCCTTTGAACTCACTGAAAAAGACAATAAATTATTTGGCCTTGGTAGCATTGATATGAAGGGCTTTTTCGCATTTGTACTCAATGCCATTTCACAACTTGATCACAAATATCAAAGTGAGCCCTTGATGATCCTCGCCACGGCAGATGAAGAAACGACCATGGCTGGCGCACAGCAAGTTGCCCAGCATACTTCACTCAAACCGAAATACTGTGTGATCGGTGAGCCCACAGACATGGTGCCTGTATTTACTCATAAAGGACATATGAGTAGCGCTATACGTGTCACAGGACGCTCAGGACATAGTTCTGATCCAGACAGAGGTCTTAACGCCATTGAAGTGATACAACAAGTGATCTCAAGATTGTTACATTTAAAAGAAGAATTAAAGAATAAATATTCAATTGAACATTTCGCTGTACCGCACCCAACTTTAAACCTTGGGCATATTCATGGTGGAGACAATGCTAATCGGATTTGCGGCTGCTGTGAACTTCACATTGATATTAGACCATTGCCAGGTCTGAGCATCATTGAACTTGAGCAGATGCTATTAAATGCACTCAAGCCGATTAATGAGCAATTTCCTGGATGTGTCGATGTCATTGCGCTTCATGACCCAATACCTGCTTTTAGTGGACGCACAGATTCTGGGCTCGTGAAGTTAGCTGAAAAACTCTCGAAGCAAAAAGCCATTGCTGTGAATTACTGCACTGAAGCGCCCTTCTTGCAACAGTTGGGCTGTGAGACGATTGTCATGGGTCCGGGCTCAATTAACCAAGCCCACCAGCCGGACGAGCATTTAGATATGGATAAGATCATCCCAAGTCAAAATGTGATTTTAGATTTAATCGAAAAGTGTTGCTTTACGAAAGAAAAAGCCAGCTAATTGCTGGCTCTTCGCTTACTTTAATGTGACTTTACGCTCATTGTAATAAGCAATCAAATCATCAATTGCCTGCTGGCAGTATTCTTTAATACCAGACACCAACATATGCTTTTCACCGAAGCCGACTTTTTTACCATTACTTAATAGTTCAAAACGCAGAATAATCTTGCCGCGCTTACCTTCGTAGCTGAAGTCAGGTGTTGCAGCTTCCAGTGTTACCTCTTCAATGTCCAGCGTATCCAAATGAATAGACATGGATTCATAGATTACCATAGGGCGCGCAGGGTTGATCATTACCTCTTGCTGGCCCATCAGCGGTATGATCACGTGAGGAAAGGCTTTACCAGAAAAGGCAACGTAGTTTTTGATTAAGCTCTCTACAAGTTGAGTACATTGCTTATTTTGGCCTGAGCGCTTCACAGACAACATGGTTTTGTCATTTGACACGATATCAAACTCATCAGTGCCTTCGGGAAACTCTAACACCGATGTTTCATCAACCATACCCGCAAATGTAAAGTGCATATTTTCACTCACACCATACTTGTCAAGGACCAATGAGAACAGTAAGTCACCAGGAACACAGAATTTCTTTGCATCAATATCGTGCAAAGGGTTAAAGTCATCAGCCACCTGCTTTGCAAATTGACTGCCTTGTTCACGGTTGATCACGAGTTTATTGGTTTCTTGTTGGTAATAGGGTGTAAGCATAGTTAACTTCTTTCTTGCATGAAAATCGCGCTATATTAGCAGAAAATAAGCACAGAGAGGTCATATCTCTATGCTAAATGTTGTAACTTTTGATGTCATCTGCATTTTTTATCTGTGATGTCAGAAAATAATGAATGTGTTAATAAAACAGGTATATCAAAAGCGTATCAATGCAAGACGAACGACAATACTAAAACTACAACAGCGCACTAAGCGGTTCTATCCCCCATAAAACCAAAATACCACTCGCTACTAGAATAAATAATACATAAGCCCACAAACCGTTTTTAATGGTTGGTGCATTATCCGATGAGGCCATTTTTCCAGTTAGGAGTGTGCGCAACAAATTAATGCCTTTAATACGGTACAGTCCAATGGCAATGATATGCACAGCGATACCGACCAACAAAATGTCAATATTGGTTTTATGAATATCACCCGCAAGCTCTACCCAATCATAACTGACATAACTCACGAGTGGTCCATCCATCAAAATGTCATCCGTGGTCATTAGCCCAGATATCAGTTGAACAAAAATAACCACAAAGAAAAACAGCACCATCATACTACCTGCAGGGTTGTGCCCAATATGCGCTTGTTTACTTTTTAGTGCTGCAAAAGTCGCTTTTGGATGATGAAATAATGCCTTAAGTTTGGCGGTGTCGCTACCAAACACACCCCATAACACTCGCGTGATCATCAATGCTAATAACACATACCCAGTCACAAAGTGAAGATCAAGCCAGCCTTCATCTCCCGATACATATAAAACAGCAATGCCAATGACGAGTAGCCAGTGAAACCCTCGAATAAATCCGTCCCACACTTTGATCATAATTGCCCCTATTATTTTTGTGTGATTGTGAGAGTACCTGAGGGGATAAACAAAAACGATGGTTTTGCGTTATAAAACGCAGAATTTTTGCGACAGGACAAAAGGTAGGGGAATAAAGATTAACATTGTGAATAAGGGCGCCGATTTGACGCCCAACTCAGCCTAATAGCTTATAAGCTCGCAGCAATGATCTGACGGCTTTTATCCAGTGTAACAGCCTGTTGTTCACCCAATGCTGTCATACCGTGGCGCTCCAATTGAGTTGTTATCTTATCCACCGCCTCTTCACCAACGCCATAATCACTTAAGCGTGTTTTCATATCAACGCGGTGGAAAAACTGCTCTGTTAATTCAATTGCCGATGCGATTGCTTGCTCTTCATCTGAGATGTCCAGCCCTAAAACACGCTCTGCGTACTGTAGTAGTTTCTCTCGCTTGTGCTCTTTTTGCTCTGACATCATTCTTGGTAAAATAATTGCCAGCGTCTGTGCGTGATCTAAACCGTAAACTGCCGTGATCTCATGGCCAATCATGTGCGTTGCCCAATCTTGTGGTACACCCGCACCAATGAGCCCATTGAGCGCCATAGTTGCTGACCACATCACATTGGCGCGTACTTTATAATCCACCTCACCTGACAGCAGCTTTGGACCCTCTTCCATTAATGTCATCAATAGACCCTCAGCAAACCGATCTTGTACTTTTGCATCAACAGGGTACGTTAGGTATTGCTCCATAGTGTGAACAAATGCATCAACAACGCCATTGGTCAATTGTCTCGTTGGGAGTGTTTCCATCACTTTTGGATCAAGTACCGCAAACTTAGGTTGGACAAGAATTGAAGCAAACGGCAGTTTGTCATGTGTTTCGCTATTTGACACCACGCTAAAACTGTTTGATTCTGAGCCCGTTGCAGGTAAGGTTAGTACCACTCCAATTGGCAATGCTGATTTAACTTCTGCGCCTTTGCTCAAGATATCCCATGGCTCGCCTTCAAAGTTAGCAGCTGCAGCGATGAATTTACTGCCATCAATCACCGATCCCCCTCCCACAGCAAGGATATAGTTAAACTCTTCTGCCTTAATTTTTTCCACTGCCTGCATACAGGTCTGGTAAGTAGGGTTAGGCTCAATACCAGCAAACTCGCTCCAGTTAAATTCGCTTAGAGCCGCACTGACTTGCTCATAAATACCATTTTTATGAATACTGCCCCCGCCATAGACCACCAATACTTTTGCTTCACTCGGGATAGCTTTGGTTATTTCAGCGATTTGTCCTTCACCAAAAAAGATCTCAGTCGGGTTGTAAAAATTAAAGTTCAGCATAACTGCTCCTGCAATGACGGTGTATAAATTAATTGCGAGACAGTTTAATGGCATGCTCAACGAAGATCATTATTCAAAAGACAATTCACTTTTGCACACATGCAATAATGAAGTATTATTAACCTTCATATTTGCACAGGTGATACAAAATATGTGGCAAGGGTTAGATATTTTTTTAGCGGTTGTGGAGCATGGTAGTTTCAGCAAAGCAGCCGGTGCTTTGGACGTGTCCACCTCCCATGTGAGCCGTCAGATCCAGCAATTAGAATCTAGACTGGGTACAGTATTATTACAACGTACGACTCGCAGTATAAAGCTGACTGAAGAAGGACTTGCCTATGCCGCTAAACTTAAAGACATTCAAAACGCATTATTAGATGCCAACAATGAGCTCCAAGGCGTCCAACACACTCCAAAAGGCCCTATTAGAATTACAGGTGCTGGCGACTTTGTTGCAAATCGAGTTGCCCCTGTGATTGTTAAGTTTTGCCAACTTTATCCTGAGGTTAATGTGCATATTGATTTCAACGCACGTAATGTCGATTTAGTCGAAGATGGTTTTGATTTAGCTATTCGCTTTGGCCGCTTACAAGACTCCAGACTTATTGCCCGTAAGCTTAGTACACGCTATATGAAATTATTAGCAAGCCCTGCTTATTTAGAAAAAGCACCTCCTTTAATCACGCCGCAAGATTTGTCCCAACACAATTGTCTCATTGCGATTTCCAATCGCTGGCGATTCCGAAATGGTGAAGACGTGGATGAGATCAAGGTCTCGGGCAATTGGCGGAGCAATAATCCTCAAGCCATCCTTCATGCTTGCCGATCTGGCCTTGGGATCGCCCACCTCGCTGAAGACATTGCAGAGCAAAGCCTTGCAAGTGGAGAACTAGTCTCATTACTTGACGACTACCAGGTGAATGACAATGCTAGTTGGCTGGTTTATCCCCGTAAAGATCTAATACCACTGCGTGTTCGACTCCTGATCGACTTTTTACTTTTGCACACTAAGTGATCATTTCTATTGCGATCACCGTAAATCTAACCTAACATTTAAATCGCACACGATTAAATCACTGGAGATATAAATGATTTACGAATTTACTGCCAATACCCTACAAGGCCGAGCCTATGACTTTTCAAATTTAAAAGGAAAAGTTGTACTTGTCGTGAATACCGCGAGTCAATGTGGTTTTACACCACAATATGAAGGACTTCAACAGCTTCATAAAGAGCTTCACGCTGAAGGGCTTGAGATCATCGGTTTCCCATGTAACCAATTTGGTAAACAGGAACCAGGCACTGCGTCAGAGATCCAACAAGGCTGCTTAATCAATTATGGTGTCGACTTTACCATGATGGAAAAAATTGAAGTCAATGGCGCTCAGACACATCCACTTTACCAATATCTTAAATCAGCGCTACCGGGGATATTAACCAACAACATCAAGTGGAACTTTACCAAGTTTTTAATTGGCAAAGATGGACAACCAATTAAGCGTTATGCGCCCACCACTAAGCCTGAAAAAATTAAAGCAGATATCATCAATGCGCTTGGACACACTTCATGAGCGACAAGCACCCTGAATTGAACTTAGATAATCAACTTTGCTTTAGTTTATATGCAGCTTCAAGACACATTACACGCTTGTATCAGCCCATACTGAAACAGCATAACTTAACCTATCCACAGTACATTGTATTGCTGATCCTATGGCAAAAAGATGGCATATTGGTCAAAGACATTGGGGAGCGTGCGCAACTCAAAAGCAATACGCTAACCCCTTTGTTAAAGAGACTAGAACAAAACGGATTAGTGACACGTCAAAGGGACAGTGAAGATGAAAGACAATGCTATGTGTATTTGACTGAGCAAGGTAAAAATTTAGAGCGTTTATGTGCTTGCATCCCCTCTCAAATGCTAAAGCAAACCGAGATGCCAGTAGAAAAACTCATCGAGCTCAAACAACTGCTTGACCAGCTGATGGTCACAGAAATGCATGGTAAGTAAGACACTTACCATGCGTCACAGGTTAGCCGATTGTTGGATACTCTCGGTATGCCTTTTCTAGCTTTTTAGCCTGCTTCTTTGACACGCCGATGTGGTTAAGCGCCACACGTAGACGTGCACGAGAAAGATCTGAGCCCAGTACTTCCATCGCATCCACAACAGACGTTGAAGACGTCTTGCCGGTGATCGCAACAAAAATCGGCTCCAAGAACTCTTTGATCTTTAATTCATGGAACGTCGCAACACTTTTTGCAATTGCGAAAATCTCAGACTTATTCCAGCTACGAAGCTTTTCCAATTCCCAAATAAAGAACTGAAGTGCTTGGGTGATCACGGCATCATCTGCTTTACCAGCAGTCAATAATGCAGGATCATAACTTGGTATACCGCCAACAAAGTGACCAGCAAGATCGACCAGATCTGATAACGTATTAATACGTGCTTTGGCTTCAGGTAATACTCGAGCTAGTGTCTGCGCATTGAACTTCCAATCAACAAAGCGCTGAATTAACTCTTCATCAGATAAGTTTTCACGGATCCACAAACCGTTTAACCAGCTTAACTTATCGACATCGAATACCGGTCCGCCCAGTGATACACGTTTCATATCGAAGTGCTCGATCATTTCAGCTAAGGTGAACTTTTCACGCTCATCTGGCATTGACCAGCCCATGCGACCTAAGTAGTTAAGTACAGCTTCAGGTAAGAAGCCCATTTCTTTATAATAATTAATAGAAGTCGGGTTCTTACGCTTTGACAGCTTAGATTTATCTGGGTTACGTAGTAAAGGCAAGTGACCTAGTACAGGTGCCTCCCAACCAAGATCTTCATACAGCTTTAACAGCTTAGGCGCAGAATTGATCCACTCTTCACCACGGAAAATGTGGCTGATCTGCATGTGATGATCATCCACGACGTTCGCCATAAAGTAAGTTGGAAAACCATCCGCTTTCAACAGAACCTGCATGTCTACGTTTTCCCAAGGGATCTCAATCTCACCACGCAAGTAATCGTTAAACTTAAACGTGCCTTCCTCAGGAATAGTCATGCGGATAACATAAGGTTTACCAGCGTCTAAATTTGCTTGAATTTCTTCTTTGCTTAAACGTAAACCACGACCATCATATTTAGGACGAAGACCTTCAGCCATTTGCTCTTCACGCATTTGATCAAGCTCTTCTGCTGTTGCAAAACAGTAGAACGCTTTACCCTCTTCCACTAGCTGGTGAGCAAACTTTTGATATAACTCTGTGCGCTCTGACTGGCGGTATGGACCAAACTCACCGCCAACGTCTGGACCATGATCCCAATTAAGACCTAACCAACGTAAGCTATCCATAATAGCTTGCTCTGATTCAGGCGTGCTTCTTACTTGATCGGTATCTTCAATACGCAATACAAACTCACCACCTTGTTGTTTTGCAAAGCAGTAGTTAAATAAGGCGATGTAAGCAGTACCTAAATGCGGATCACCTGTCGGAGAGGGCGCAACACGTGTACGGATTGTCATGATATGTCTCTTAAATTCGTTACTTAAAATAATAAATGGAATGCTAGCACAGCCTCAGCATGGGGAAAATAGCTAACATATTGGCTGTGTTTACGCTGAGCGCTCTAACCCTTGAAGGTAGTTCACAATATCACTGGACTCATAAAGCCAAGTCACACGACCTTGCTCTTCAATTCTCAGACAAGGCACTTTGACTTTTCCGCCCTGTTCGAGCAGCTCTTGCCGATAAGCTGCATTGCTTTTTGCATCACGTGTTTCAAGCTTTAAGCCTTCACGTTTTGCAGCGCGTCTTACTTTGACGCAAAAAGGACAAGCCTTAAACTGATATAGTTTCAGATTTTGCGTAATCGTGTCGAGTTGCTGCTGTGCTTGAGCCGTGCGCTTTTTACTTCTTGGCGTAAAAATAAAGTCAAATAATAAGATAAGGCGACCAAGCAACCAACGGATCAGTTTCATGAATATTCTCCCAGTCAAAATCGGCGCTAGAATACCATAAAACTGCACAACTTACGCGCAAAAGTTCCTATAAAGTATATTTCATGAACGGTGTTTCAAACCAAATACTGCTGTACTTCTCAAAAGAGTGAATTAAAACAGCTCAATATCGGTTTCTGCTTTTGCTTGTCCAGCTATACCCAGCTCTTCAAAATCAATGACTTGGTTTCGACCGTGTTTCTTTGCATAATAAAGGGCAAGATCCGCTTCATGCACTAGTTCAGAGACTTGGGCTATTTCTTCTAAAATAGTGTAGCCAATACTGATGGTTAAGCGTTGAACTTGTGGGAACTTAAACTGTGCAATAACCAGTCTGACGCGATTTAGCAGTAGTTTTGCTTCATCTCTATCATGTGCTTGAAACAACACTGCAAACTCTTCTCCACCATACCTAAAAACAAAGTCTTCAGCACGGAAATTATCTTTCAATTGCTGGGCAACCAACAGCAGGACTTCATCGCCAATCACATGACCAAAATTATCATTAACCACTTTAAAATGATCAATATCAAACAGCGCCAAGTACCACTTTCGGACTCCTTGTTGTTCTCTTTCAATTACAAACCCTTCTCCGGTAGTAATTTCAATAACCTTATCGTCGAAAGTTTGCCGATTAAGTAACTGAGTTAGGGGATCTATGCGACTTAAAGCGAGCGTATTGAGTTGGTGATAAAAGACATTAATTAAATGCGCAATTAGAAAGCTGCGAGCAATAGGTAACTTTTCTCCAATCCACAATAGCCCCATTACCGCCTTATTATTTCTCAGTACAATACAGACGTGGTTTTCTCCACGCAAAATGTTTTGATGTTTTAAGGTCTCAGCTCTGGCAATCAAGTACGCTAGATCCGGAGGAGTGTCTGCAGATGATAAAGCCAATAACTTCAAGCGCTCTTTTTCAGACAAACTCGGTGCCAAATACATCGCCATTGGAATAGTCGGAAGAAGCTCTGTAAGGATTTGTTGGATACGTTTATACAAGTTATTTTCACTGCGCATTTGCAATAAACTGATTGCAAACTCATGTCCACATGGCGATATATCCACACTGAAACCTCCCAACACCCTCACATTGTATAGCTTAGCCCCTTCTAGTTAGGTTGCAATGTGTTCTAACAATACAAGATCATCTCTATGGATCACAACATTTGCGCCCTGATAACCTAATGCATCGCTTATATCAGCACTATGCAGCCCTTTTATTTTTTGCAATTCTTGACTGTCAAATGCCACCAAACCTTTAGCAATAACCTTACCTTCAGGACTCCTGAGTTCAATAAGGTCACCACGTTTAAATTGGCCGCTTAAATCAGTAATGCCTTTGGCCAATAAACTGGCCCC
This genomic window from Pseudoalteromonas luteoviolacea contains:
- a CDS encoding MarR family winged helix-turn-helix transcriptional regulator; translated protein: MSDKHPELNLDNQLCFSLYAASRHITRLYQPILKQHNLTYPQYIVLLILWQKDGILVKDIGERAQLKSNTLTPLLKRLEQNGLVTRQRDSEDERQCYVYLTEQGKNLERLCACIPSQMLKQTEMPVEKLIELKQLLDQLMVTEMHGK
- the gltX gene encoding glutamate--tRNA ligase — protein: MTIRTRVAPSPTGDPHLGTAYIALFNYCFAKQQGGEFVLRIEDTDQVRSTPESEQAIMDSLRWLGLNWDHGPDVGGEFGPYRQSERTELYQKFAHQLVEEGKAFYCFATAEELDQMREEQMAEGLRPKYDGRGLRLSKEEIQANLDAGKPYVIRMTIPEEGTFKFNDYLRGEIEIPWENVDMQVLLKADGFPTYFMANVVDDHHMQISHIFRGEEWINSAPKLLKLYEDLGWEAPVLGHLPLLRNPDKSKLSKRKNPTSINYYKEMGFLPEAVLNYLGRMGWSMPDEREKFTLAEMIEHFDMKRVSLGGPVFDVDKLSWLNGLWIRENLSDEELIQRFVDWKFNAQTLARVLPEAKARINTLSDLVDLAGHFVGGIPSYDPALLTAGKADDAVITQALQFFIWELEKLRSWNKSEIFAIAKSVATFHELKIKEFLEPIFVAITGKTSSTSVVDAMEVLGSDLSRARLRVALNHIGVSKKQAKKLEKAYREYPTIG
- a CDS encoding glutaredoxin family protein translates to MKLIRWLLGRLILLFDFIFTPRSKKRTAQAQQQLDTITQNLKLYQFKACPFCVKVRRAAKREGLKLETRDAKSNAAYRQELLEQGGKVKVPCLRIEEQGRVTWLYESSDIVNYLQGLERSA
- a CDS encoding GGDEF domain-containing protein: MDISPCGHEFAISLLQMRSENNLYKRIQQILTELLPTIPMAMYLAPSLSEKERLKLLALSSADTPPDLAYLIARAETLKHQNILRGENHVCIVLRNNKAVMGLLWIGEKLPIARSFLIAHLINVFYHQLNTLALSRIDPLTQLLNRQTFDDKVIEITTGEGFVIEREQQGVRKWYLALFDIDHFKVVNDNFGHVIGDEVLLLVAQQLKDNFRAEDFVFRYGGEEFAVLFQAHDRDEAKLLLNRVRLVIAQFKFPQVQRLTISIGYTILEEIAQVSELVHEADLALYYAKKHGRNQVIDFEELGIAGQAKAETDIELF